One stretch of Phocoena phocoena chromosome 10, mPhoPho1.1, whole genome shotgun sequence DNA includes these proteins:
- the TSPO2 gene encoding translocator protein 2, which translates to MWPQGAAFVALPLLGPTLVWLLTHHWMSGWCDSLRKLPWCPPHRVLLLVWTAIYSIAGYASYLVWKDLGGGFGRPLALPLGLYAVQLPISWAVLTLLLTAHTPGLALLHVLLLFGLVVSTALIWHPINKLAALLLLPYLAWLTVVSSITYRLWRDSLCPEHQPQPTWEKSD; encoded by the exons ATGTGGCCTCAGGGGGCCGCCTTTGTGGCCCTGCCCCTCCTGGGGCCCACCCTGGTCTGGCTGCTCACCCATCACTGGATGTCTGGTTGGTGTGACAGCCTGAGAAAGCTGCCCTGGTGCCCACCCCACAGAGTCTTGTTGCTGGTGTGGACAGCCATCTACTCTATCGCGGG ATATGCCTCCTACCTTGTGTGGAAGGACCTGGGAGGGGGCTTTGGGCgacccctggccctgcccctcgGCCTCTATGCTGTGCAGCTCCCCATCAGCTGGGCTGTCCTGACTCTCTTGCTCACAGCCCACACCCCCGGTCTG gccCTGCTGCACGTGCTGCTGCTCTTCGGGCTGGTGGTGAGCACGGCACTGATCTGGCACCCCATCAACAAGCTGGCTGCCCTGCTCCTGCTGCCCTACCTGGCCTGGCTCACCGTGGTTTCTTCCATCACCTATCGCCTGTGGAGGGACAGCCTTTGTCCAGAACACCAGCCCCAGCCCACATGGGAGAAGAGTGActga
- the UNC5CL gene encoding UNC5C-like protein has translation MCSYEGSFQLAQFLLLVGVPVASAVLLAQCLQWRCPRRLLGTCWKLESQEEPASHPTSLPESESSGEAPPASLQEMAAFYQELHTPTQGQTVIRQLMHKLLVFSAREVDHRGGCLMLQDTGISLLIPPGAVSVGRQERVALILVWDLSDAPSLSRAQGLVSPVVACGPHGASFLKPCTLTFKHCAQQPSQARTYSSNTTLLDAKAWKPLGRPGDRIFRDECRIHLSHFSLYTCVLEAAVRREARKWLQLAVFCSPLAAGQSHLQLRVYFLNNTPCALRWAVTNEQPHGGRLHGPCQLFDFTGARGDQCLKLKYISEGWENVDDSGCQLVPHLHIWHGKCPFRSFCFRRKAANENKDCSALTNEIIVTMHTFQDGLETKYMEILRFQASEEESWTAPPAVTQPPPCNRLPPELFERLQMLLEPNSITGNDWRRLASHLGLCGMKIRFLSCQRSPAAAILELFEEQNGSLQELHYLMTIMERLDCASVIQNYLKGPQSGSPPRVSWVAQENQGLELDEKL, from the exons ATGTGCTCCTATGAGGGTTCCTTCCAACTCGCCCAGTTCCTACTGCTGGTGGGGGTTCCAGTGGCAAGTGCTGTCCTTCTGGCCCAGTGCCTTCAATGGCGCTGTCCTCGCCGGCTGCTGGGCACCTGCTGGAAGCTGGAAAGCCAAGAGGAGCCAGCGTCCCATCCCACTTCCCTACCTGAAAGTGAGTCCTCTGGGGAGGCACCCCCAGCCTCGCTGCAGGAGATGGCTGCCTTCTACCAGGAACTGCACACGCCCACCCAAGGCCAGACTGTCATCCGACAGCTGATGCACAAGCTGTTGGTGTTTTCGGCTCGAGAGGTGGACCACCGCGGTGGCTGCCTGATGCTCCAGGATACGGGCATCTCCCTGCTCATCCCGCCAG gtgCTGTGTCTGTGGGCCGCCAGGAGCGGGTGGCACTGATCCTGGTGTGGGATCTGTCAGATGCCCCGTCGCTGTCCCGAGCCCAGGGGCTGGTGAGCCCCGTGGTGGCGTGTGGCCCCCATGGGGCCTCCTTCCTGAAGCCCTGCACCCTCACCTTCAAGCACTGTGCCCAGCAGCCCAGTCAGGCCCGTACCTACAGCAGCAACACGACCCTGCTGGATGCCAAGGCCTGGAAGCCGCTGGGGCGGCCGGGAGACCGCATCTTCCGGGATGAATGTCGCATCCACCTCTCCCACTTCAG CCTCTACACCTGTGTGCTGGAGGCAGCTGTGcgcagggaagcccggaagtggCTGCAGCTGGCCGTGTTCTGCTCGCCGCTGGCCGCCGGCCAGTCTCACCTGCAGCTGCGCGTCTACTTCCTCAACAACACGCCCTGTGCCCTGCGGTGGGCTGTGACCAATGAGCAGCCGCACGGCGGGCGTCTGCATGGGCCCTGCCAGCTCTTCGACTTCACTGGGGCCCGAGGGGACCAGTGCCTGAAACTCAAATACATCTCCGAGG gttgGGAGAACGTGGACGACAGCGGGTGCCAGCTGGTTCCCCATCTGCACATCTGGCATGGAAAGTGCCCCTTCCGCTCCTTCTGCTTCCGGAGAAAAGCAG CCAATGAGAACAAGGACTGCTCAGCACTGACCAATGAGATCATTGTCACCATGCACACCTTCCAGGAT GGCTTGGAGACCAAGTACATGGAAATCCTCAGATTCCAGGCATCGGAGGAAGAATCCTGGACAGCGCCACCCGCTGTGACCCAGCCACCCCCATGCAACAG GCTGCCCCCAGAGCTCTTTGAGCGGCTGCAGATGTTGTTGGAGCCAAACAGCATCACTGGCAACGACTGGCGACGACTGGCCTCCCACCTGGGGCTCTGTGGTATGAAAATCCG GTTCCTGTCCTGCCAGCGCAGCCCCGCGGCAGCCATCCTGGAGCTGTTTGAGGAGCAGAACGGCAGCCTACAGGAGCTGCACTACCTCATGACCATCATGGAGCGGCTGGACTGCGCCTCCGTCATCCAGAACTACCTGAAGGGGCCGCAAAGCGGCAGCCCACCCCGGGTCTCCTGGGTCGCCCAGGAGAACCAGGGCCTGGAGCTGGATGAGAAGCTCTGA